The following DNA comes from Pseudomonas sp. Tri1.
GACACCGGCAACTCCCCGGCGTACTCGGGACGCCCGGACACCCGGCTCTGCCAACGGTTGAAATGCCCTCCCGAGGTGGTGGCCACCAGATCCACTGCCGGCTCGGTGCACAGCGCCCCGCCCACCCGATCGAGGTTGCCGGTGACCAGATTGATCAGTTGAATCAGCCAGTGGCACAGCGTGCCAAATGCCTGGGTCGAAACCCCCATCCGCCCGTAACACACCGCGGACGGCGCTGCGGCAAAGTCCCGGGCCAATCGGCGGATCTGTTCCGCTGGCACTGCGCAAAGCGGACTCATCGCCTCAGCCGTGAAGGTGGCAACAGCTTGGCGCACCTCTTCCAGGCCATCCACCGGCAGGTGGCTGTCACGGGTCAGGCCCTCGCTGAACAACGTATTGAGCAAACCAAACAGCAACGCGGCATCACCGCCAGGGCGCACGAACACATGCTGGTTGGCGATGGCCGCCGTTTCGCTGCGGCGCGGATCGACCACTACCACTTTACCGCCACGGGCCTGGATAGCCTTGAGGCGCTTCTCCACGTCCGGCACGGTCATGATGCTGCCGTTGGACGCCAGCGGGTTGCCGCCCAGGATCAGCATGAAGTCGGTGTGATCGATGTCTGGAATCGGCAGCAGCAGGCCGTGGCCATACATCAGATGACTGGTCAGGTGATGAGGCAGTTGATCCACCGAGGTCGCCGAAAAACGGCTGCGGGTTTTCAACAGGCCCAGGAAATAGTTGCTGTGGGTCATCAGCCCATAGTTGTGCACGCTGGGGTTGCCCTGGTAGACCGCCACCGCATTCTGGCCATGGCGCGCCTGGATACCCGCCAGGCGCTCGGCTACCAGCGCAAAGGCATCGTCCCAGGCAATGGGCTGCCACTCGCTGCCAATCCGCTGCATGGGCTGGCGCAGGCGGTCGGGGTCATTCTGGATATCTTGCAGGGCCACTGCCTTGGGACAGATATGCCCTCGGCTGAAGCTGTCCAGCGCATCGCCCTTGATCGAGGTGATCGCCAGGCCCTGGCCGTCGGTTTCGGTGGTTTCGAGGGTCAAGCCGCAGATGGCTTCACACAGATGGCACGCACGGTGGTGGAGAGTCTTGGTCATGGCCAGTCTCTGTTTTATTCGTGGCGGGCGCTTTCGGCCGCGGGAACAAAACTATGGCGCGCGATCCCCGGCAGCGCCAGCGACGTTCGTCCTGTGAATTGCCGGGCATCAGGCCCGCCGATGAAGTGGCATCAAGGGCGCTCGGGAGGCGGCGCCAGCAACTGGATTTCTTCGACGGTTTCCACCTGCTCCTGGGCGATGGGCACGCCCGTCAGCTCGCCGATCAGCCGCCAATGCTCGTCGAGCCCGTTGCTGATAGTGGCCATGCGATCGATCATTCTGCGGCCTGCGGCCTTGGTCACTTCGTCGTCGCTGCGCAACAATTCGAATGACATGGACGTCACCGAAGCGGTCAAATGAGTCAGGGAACGTGCCGTCAGCCCCAGTAGTTCCATCAATTGTTGCTCTTTCGAATCCATTTCGGGGGCTCCTGCGTCTAGAGGCTCATTTATAACCCAGCCCCTTGCATTAGGAAATGTTTCACACCCGACAACAAGCAGGCAAACCCCGGCAATGACGGGCCAAAGGCCGACTATCAACCACGCCATGCCCGCCCGGCTTGATTGCCAAGCTGCGCAACGCCAGTGTACAAATGGGGCACTGCTATCAGGAAACCGGCTTCATACATGTCATCGCAGACCTGTGATGACCTCGCTGAAATCCCCTAAAACTGTAGCCCTATTGGTAAGACGCGACATTTCCTTATAAGATCGCGCCTTCCCCTATTTCGTCGCCCCGTGCGGCTTTTGCCGCAGGTCTCGCCCGTTTTTTGAATAAACAAGGCTTTGAGCATCTGCGGTCAGTTACAAAAAGGTAGTCAATCATGAGCGCAAGGCACTTTCTCTCCCTGATGGAT
Coding sequences within:
- a CDS encoding molybdopterin oxidoreductase family protein, producing MTKTLHHRACHLCEAICGLTLETTETDGQGLAITSIKGDALDSFSRGHICPKAVALQDIQNDPDRLRQPMQRIGSEWQPIAWDDAFALVAERLAGIQARHGQNAVAVYQGNPSVHNYGLMTHSNYFLGLLKTRSRFSATSVDQLPHHLTSHLMYGHGLLLPIPDIDHTDFMLILGGNPLASNGSIMTVPDVEKRLKAIQARGGKVVVVDPRRSETAAIANQHVFVRPGGDAALLFGLLNTLFSEGLTRDSHLPVDGLEEVRQAVATFTAEAMSPLCAVPAEQIRRLARDFAAAPSAVCYGRMGVSTQAFGTLCHWLIQLINLVTGNLDRVGGALCTEPAVDLVATTSGGHFNRWQSRVSGRPEYAGELPVSTLAEEMLTEGEGQIRALVTVAGNPVLSTPNGRQLEQALDGLEFMVSIDLYINETTRYADLILPSTSALENDHYDTTFNLFAVRNVTRFNRAILPKPEGALHDWEIFVGLAKAFAARTGKELKPTMPPAQMIDFGLRAGAYGDASPHKLSLATLFDHPHGIDLGALKPNLAPRLKTENQRVQAAPAVILADLERFAALRAPAADELLMIGRRHVRSNNSWMHNFHRLVKGKPRHQLLMHPDDLASRGLVDGQRVKVSSRVGMIEVEVQGSLDMMKGVVSLPHGWGHARPGVQMTIASGQPGSSANDLTDDCQLDELSGNAALNGVPVKVAAA